Proteins from a genomic interval of Ferrovibrio terrae:
- the def gene encoding peptide deformylase: MALLPILIAPDPVLETVSTPVDTVTDEVRQQLDDMLETMYAAPGIGLAAIQVGIPKRMLVIDVARDGEDKQPLYIINPEITWVSDDDQLYEEGCLSLPEHYAEVERPAEVKVSYLDRNGEKQELHAEGLLAVCLQHEMDHLEGILFVDHISALKRNMILRKLLKQKRLATAS; this comes from the coding sequence ATGGCCCTGCTGCCCATCCTGATTGCCCCGGACCCGGTCCTGGAAACCGTCTCGACCCCCGTCGACACGGTGACGGACGAGGTGCGTCAGCAGCTCGATGACATGCTGGAGACCATGTATGCCGCGCCGGGCATTGGCCTCGCCGCCATCCAGGTCGGCATCCCCAAGCGCATGCTGGTGATCGACGTCGCCCGCGACGGCGAAGACAAGCAGCCGCTCTATATCATCAACCCGGAAATCACCTGGGTCTCGGACGACGACCAGCTCTATGAAGAAGGCTGCCTGTCGCTGCCGGAACATTATGCCGAGGTCGAGCGCCCGGCCGAAGTGAAGGTCAGCTATCTCGACCGCAACGGCGAGAAGCAGGAACTGCATGCCGAGGGACTCCTCGCGGTCTGCCTGCAGCATGAGATGGACCATCTCGAAGGCATCCTGTTCGTCGACCATATCTCCGCGCTGAAGCGCAACATGATCCTGCGCAAGCTGCTGAAGCAGAAGCGCCTCGCCACCGCCAGCTGA
- the rmuC gene encoding DNA recombination protein RmuC encodes MSMDIVPILAIASLAGLAIILILLVFLLRRGGNPSGEAALLAELRDQVDAARDEAAAAQAARLEAERQAAGLRSELAVKSQAFEKLAETATMAARAAALESAAQMSNKLLADHKREAEAQKEDSQKKVQQVTEGVVKQMTEVAQVVAATVAQQQKDNNRVDAIHRMLSHPGGAGRLAEIGLENTLKTFGLQPGVDFIMQYHVAGDGERGSLRPDAIIFLPGDAVLVVDSKASKLLLDLAEAEGEVAEATAQQQLAQRMTTHLRQLTAKDYGNAVLSAYKESQRGGSIKRSIVAMTLPNDAAVEKLRLAAPDFEQRAIASDVMLAGPSSLFALIAYSRMQIDTGRQAENLDKIVELVTKLTNNLAVSLGHVVTLNKSVKTAADALSNFSGSINRNVLPQIRQLAKYGIRPSKAAPDQLARLNVSEPMDDVIEADVEDVTPQLPGLTEK; translated from the coding sequence ATGTCCATGGATATAGTGCCGATTCTCGCAATCGCCAGTCTCGCCGGCCTGGCGATCATCCTGATTCTGCTGGTTTTTCTGCTCCGCCGCGGTGGCAACCCCAGCGGCGAGGCTGCGCTGCTGGCCGAGCTGCGCGACCAGGTGGATGCCGCGCGCGACGAAGCCGCCGCTGCCCAGGCCGCCCGGCTGGAGGCCGAACGCCAGGCGGCGGGCCTGCGCAGCGAACTGGCGGTGAAGAGCCAGGCTTTCGAGAAGCTGGCCGAGACGGCCACGATGGCCGCCCGTGCGGCGGCGCTGGAAAGCGCCGCCCAGATGTCGAACAAGCTGCTGGCCGACCACAAGCGCGAGGCCGAAGCGCAGAAGGAAGACTCGCAGAAAAAGGTCCAGCAGGTCACCGAAGGCGTGGTCAAGCAGATGACCGAGGTGGCGCAGGTGGTTGCCGCCACCGTGGCGCAGCAGCAGAAGGACAACAATCGCGTCGATGCGATTCACCGCATGCTGTCGCATCCGGGCGGGGCCGGTCGGCTGGCCGAGATCGGGCTGGAAAACACGCTGAAGACCTTTGGCCTGCAGCCCGGCGTCGATTTCATCATGCAGTATCATGTCGCCGGCGACGGCGAACGCGGCAGCCTGCGGCCCGATGCGATCATTTTCCTGCCGGGCGATGCCGTGCTGGTGGTGGATTCCAAGGCCTCCAAGCTGCTGCTCGATCTGGCCGAGGCCGAAGGCGAGGTGGCGGAGGCGACAGCGCAGCAGCAGCTGGCCCAGCGCATGACCACGCATCTGCGCCAGCTCACCGCGAAAGACTACGGCAATGCCGTTCTCAGCGCCTACAAGGAGTCGCAACGCGGCGGCAGTATCAAGCGCAGCATTGTGGCGATGACGCTGCCGAACGATGCCGCTGTCGAAAAGCTGCGGCTGGCCGCACCCGATTTCGAGCAGCGCGCCATTGCATCTGACGTGATGCTGGCCGGGCCGTCCTCGCTGTTCGCCCTGATCGCCTATTCGCGGATGCAGATCGATACCGGCCGGCAGGCCGAGAATCTCGACAAGATCGTCGAGCTGGTGACCAAGCTCACCAACAATCTGGCGGTCTCGCTCGGCCATGTGGTGACGCTGAACAAAAGCGTCAAGACCGCAGCCGACGCGCTGTCGAATTTCAGCGGTTCGATCAATCGCAACGTTCTGCCTCAAATTCGCCAACTTGCGAAGTACGGTATACGCCCGTCCAAGGCGGCGCCGGATCAGCTGGCGCGGCTGAATGTGAGCGAACCGATGGATGATGTGATCGAAGCCGACGTCGAGGATGTCACGCCGCAGTTACCCGGCCTGACCGAGAAATGA
- a CDS encoding exopolysaccharide biosynthesis protein translates to MSDQSDAPQAGPEKVSEIVAAICDGWEDDRISLDELLRAFGLRSFGFLVLVFALPNGIPAPIAPGLSAILGAPLLLLSVQMLLGFKTPWFPASWRARSFARKDVAKLLRPALPYIVKLERFIRPRFTHLAAGPLASRLIGGLILWNAILLSLPIPFGNLIPAWAIILAALGQVERDGALVVAAAASSIVATGWVWFLLDVGLAILDRIFG, encoded by the coding sequence ATGAGCGACCAGTCAGACGCGCCTCAGGCTGGCCCCGAAAAGGTCAGCGAGATCGTCGCCGCCATCTGCGATGGCTGGGAGGATGACCGCATCAGCCTGGACGAATTGCTGCGCGCCTTTGGCCTGCGCAGCTTCGGTTTCCTGGTGCTGGTCTTTGCGCTGCCCAACGGCATTCCGGCGCCGATCGCGCCCGGCCTGTCGGCCATTCTCGGCGCGCCGCTGCTGCTGCTTTCAGTTCAGATGCTGCTGGGATTCAAAACGCCGTGGTTTCCGGCCAGCTGGCGCGCGCGCAGTTTCGCCCGCAAGGACGTGGCGAAACTGCTGCGTCCGGCGCTGCCTTATATCGTGAAACTCGAACGCTTCATCCGGCCGCGCTTCACGCATCTGGCCGCCGGGCCGCTGGCCAGCCGCCTGATCGGCGGGCTCATTCTGTGGAACGCCATCCTGCTGTCGCTGCCGATCCCGTTCGGCAACCTGATCCCGGCCTGGGCGATCATTCTCGCGGCGCTCGGCCAGGTCGAACGCGACGGCGCGCTGGTGGTGGCTGCGGCGGCGTCCAGCATTGTCGCAACCGGCTGGGTCTGGTTCCTGCTCGATGTGGGCCTGGCCATTCTCGACCGGATTTTCGGATGA
- a CDS encoding cupin domain-containing protein: MTAEEVIKLLGLQPHPEGGHYVETFRDPAADAQGRSHSTAIYFLLRQGETSHWHRVDAVEIWHWHAGAPLRLSIAEKAGAAVQTITLGNALASGERPQGIVPTHWWQAAETLGAWTLVGCTVAPGFDFAGFELAPPGWAP; the protein is encoded by the coding sequence ATGACAGCTGAAGAAGTGATCAAACTGCTCGGCCTGCAGCCGCATCCCGAAGGCGGGCATTACGTCGAGACGTTTCGCGATCCGGCCGCGGATGCACAGGGCCGCAGCCACTCGACCGCGATCTACTTCCTGCTTCGGCAAGGCGAGACATCGCACTGGCATCGCGTCGATGCGGTGGAGATCTGGCACTGGCATGCCGGCGCGCCGCTGCGGCTGAGTATTGCCGAAAAGGCCGGCGCTGCCGTGCAGACAATCACGCTGGGCAATGCTCTGGCCAGCGGCGAACGGCCGCAGGGCATCGTGCCGACGCACTGGTGGCAGGCGGCGGAAACGCTCGGCGCCTGGACGCTGGTCGGCTGCACGGTCGCGCCGGGGTTTGATTTTGCAGGCTTTGAACTCGCGCCGCCGGGCTGGGCGCCGTAG